GTTGATCAATGGATGCTGGATCGGTTCGGGGTGAAGTACGTGGTTGATGCCTTCAAAGACGGCAAATCCCGCGCCCAAGGCGAAAACCAGGAGGGCGACGATGAAGCTCCAAAAGTAGAGCTCGCGCCCGTAGCCCAATGGGTGTTCGATATCGGGCCGGCGCCCGGCGCGGCAAATGCCGTAGAGAAGCAGGATTTCGTTCCCCGCATCGACGAAGGAGTGGATCGCTTCGCTCGTCATGGCGGAACTGCCGGTCCACAGCGCGGCAGCGGACTTAGCCAGCGCGACTAGCACGTCTCCAGCCAAAGCGGTACGGACGGCCGGTGTAGAGGAATTTTTGCGTCTTGCTACCATGAGTTTGTCCGACGAACTTGCGGCCCAAAGGCGGCGGCTTAGTCAATAGCTTTCGGTCGAGTTCGGAGTGCAAAGCGTGTTAGGCCGCCTCATCCAATCCGATCCGAGGCGAGATCAATGACGAAGCGATAGCGCACGTCCTTGCGTTCGACCCGAAGGTAAGATTCGTCGATCTGATCGGGGCGGATAAGCTCGATCTGCGGCCGAATGGCATTGGCGCTGCAATAGTCGACCACCTCCTGCGTCTCTGGCATCCCGCCGATGCAGGACCCTGCGATCGAGCGCCGTTGATTCCACAAGGCCCCGCCACTGACGCCCGCAATTACGCCAGGCGCGCCTACGTTGACGAAAATATCGTCCTGTCGGAGCCGCGGCAGGAAGGGTGCGACGTCGAACGGGAGAGGAATGGTTGAAAGCAGGAAATTGAAGCGGTTAGCCATCTGTTCGGCCAGCGGGATCGGATCGGTCGCAGCCGGTTGCCACACAACGACGTCCTTGGCGCCCATGGCATAAGCGTCCTTGGCCTTGTCCGCACTTGTCGTGAAGACGGTCGCTTTGGCGCCGCGATGGACCGCGAGCTTCAGTGCCGTATGCCCCAGCCCACCGAGCCCGATCACCGCGAAGCGTTGGCCCGAACCCAAGCGCCAATGCTGCATCGGGGAAAAGGTCGTGATGCCCGAGCACAACAACGGCGGGGTGAACGCCAGGTCCGCACCATCGGGAATTTTGACGACGAAGCGTTCGCGCACCACGATCCGTTCGGCATAGCCGCCGTAAGTACGCCCGGGACCACGCGGGTCGGGCGAGGCATAGGTCACCGTCGTGCCCTTAGTGCAATATTGCTCCAGACCCGCCTTGCAGCTGTCGACCATGCAGCCTACCCCGGCAAAATCTCCGGGCGAGAACCGGGTAACCGCTTGGCCGACGGCAGATACCCGACCCACAAACTCGTGCCCTGGCACCATTGGAAACGGCTGTTCGCCCCATTCCCCGCGGATCATGTGGATATCGCTATGGCACACGCCACAATAGAGAATGTCGATGGCGACATCGTCCGGCAGGCGCGCGCGGCGGTCGATGTTCATGCTGTGGATCGGCCCGTTGCTGTAAAGCGCGCCATAAGCACGGGTAGGGGCGCCATGATGCTCGACGATCTGCGACGCGTCGCTCCGTGTCCACACGGTTTCCGTTCTGTCGGCGAATTTCTCCAGAAAGAATGTATCGGTCACAACGGTATCCATGGTTTCGCGGGTGCCAGCCATGCCCAGCCGTTCGATCGCGACAAGCAGGGACGGGACTGCGCCAAGGCGCCCCCGCCCAACAGGATCGGAAACTACCTAGGGACCGAGGATTCGAGGGGAGCGCCGCGACGTACGGGCATCTCCGCATTGTCCGCAGGTCACGACATATCCTTCGGCGGGTAGATCGCGCGTGTGAGAGAACGCCCGACCATACACGCATGTTTCAGCGAACCGCCTGCGTCGGCTTTAGAGCGCCTTTCAAAACCTCTTCTGCAGCGTGTTGAAGCAGATCAATGAGCAGGCGAGAGCGGTGAATGCGTGGTGGATATCGCTTCTGCGCTCGTAGCGCGTGACGAGCCGGCGGTAGCGGTTGATCCACGCGAAGGTCCGCTCGATGACCCACCTGTGTCGGCCCAGCTTCTCGCTGGTCTCGACGCCGCGCCGGGCGATGCGGGGTGAGATCCCACGGCGGCGGCAGGCCTGGCGGCAACGTCGGTGATCGTAGGCCTTGTCGGCGTGCAGCTTGTCCGGCCGGTGTCGTGCCCGGCCCGGCTTGCCGCCGATCGGCAGGATGCTGTCGAGCAGTTCCTCGAACGGCATGCTGTCGTTGGTGTTGGCGCCGGTCAGTATGAAGGCGAGCGGGATGCCGCTCCGGTCCGTGACGAGATGGCGTTTCGTGCCGAGCCTGCCTCGATCGGTCGGGTTTGGCCCTGTCTTGTCGCCCCCCTTTTTGCAGCCAGCGATGCGCTGTCCAGGCAGGCCCGGCTCCAGTCGATCCGGTCGGCCGCCCGCAGCCGACGCAGCAGTTCGCGGTGCAGTGCATCCCACACGCCCGCCTCTTGCCAATCCCGCAAGCGACGCCAGCACGTGATGCCCGAGCCGCACCCCACCTCAAGCGGTAGCATCTCCCACTGGATGCCGGTCCGTAGCACGAACAGGATCCCGGTCAGCGCCGCCCGATCCGGTACCCGCGGCCTGCCGCCCCGCGGTCGTGGCGGAGGCACGGGCAGCAACGGCTCGATGATCGACCAGAGGGCGTCGGAGACGAGAGGAGAAGCCATGTCTCCTCATGAATCAGATCGCCGGGCAGTACAAGGTTTTGAAAGGCGCTCTTAGCGTGGTGATGACCGTTGCCAGCACTGCAGTGCCTGCGAGGTCTGCGTAGATTCCGACGCTTTTCCGACTTCCAATCGACGCGGAGAACAGCGCTTTGGTCGCCCCATAGCCCGCGATGCAAAGGTTCATCATGTCCACGTCAATCATGCTTCCGTGAGAACAGTGAATTCGGCATCGATTTCAGCGGGCGGCGATATGTCTCGCTCCCACGGCCGCCCGATAAGAACGAATAGCGAAATGACAGGTCCGCCAATGGAAACCGAGTTGAAGCTTGATTTGGATGTGCAAGACGGGTCCACGGTCTATGCATCGCTGATCACGAGCTTCGGCCGTCCGACGGCGTAATCAGCAGCATCATGTTCGTGATCCGGGACGGCCTATGCCGGCGCGATGCGTCAAAGGAGTATGGACCGCACAAGACGATCTACAACCGCGTCATCAGTTGGAGCCGTCTGGGTGTATTCAACTGGATTTTTCGGCACTGGCCGCTAAGGCTGGCAAACCCGACCAGTTTACGATCGAAGCGACACACCTGAAGGCGCACCGGACGGCGGCAAACCATTTGGAAATGGCCTGTTCCCCACCGTATTGGACGCACAAAGGCCGCCTGAACTCAAAGCTCCACGCCGTCTGCGACGGCCAGGGCGGCCACTGGTCATGCTGCTTAGCGAAGGCCAGATGAGCGATTACAAGGGTGCGTACTCATGATCGAGGCACTCCCCGAGGCTAAGGCCATGCTCGCCGACCGGGGCTACGACGCCAATTGGTTCCGGACTGCGCTGACCGCGAGCGGCATCACTCCGTCCATCCCGTCAAAAGTCAATCACAAGGTGCCCGTCCCGCACAACCGCCCGCTCTACCGTCAACGTCACAGAATTGAGAACATGTTCGGCAAGCTCAATGACTGGCGCATCCACACCCGCTATTACCGCTGCGCCCACACCTTCATGTCAGCCATCTGCATCGCAGCGACCGTCATCTTCTGGCTGTGATCAATGAGTCCTGAGCCGAGGTGAAGGTGATACTTGCGGTCTGTAACAGCCCTCCTGGTCATTCATCGTTGCATGCGGTCCTTGCAATCAATGTGATTTCGCTGGAGGCAGCGGCTGATACGGCTTGGCACCCATCCATGCGGTCAGCATGGCAGAACTGACGGCGAGCAGCACCGGTCCCACGATGATGCCAACGAGGCCAAACCCCGCGACGCCGCCAACCACTCCCACAATGACCAGCAGCATCGGCACGTCGGCTTCACGACGGATCAGGAATGGCCGTAACAGGTTGTCGATGACGATCGCCACTATCGTGACGACGAGCAGCAGCGTCGCCAGTCCGCCGTCCCGGAAGACGTACATCCACAGTACTGCCGGGATTAGGATGACCCCCGGTCCCGCCTGCAGCAGGCAGACGACAAAAGTCATCGCCGCTAGGATCAAGGCGAACGGCACGCCGGTGCACCGCAGACCGACGAAGGCGATCACGGCCTCCACCACAGCCGTGACCACCACGCCGATGGCCACGGCACGAATAGCGCGACCAGCTAAGTCCACCAGATTGCGACCTTGTCTGCCAGCAAGGCTACCGCCGACCTGCATCGCCAGCTCGGCCGCCGCCTCGCCTTTGGCGTGCAGCATCGCGGTCATGATGAGCGTCAGGAGGAGCCGCACAGCCATTCCTCCGAAGCTGCCGACGAAGCAAAACGACCAATGTGCCACCTGCCCGGCATAGGGCCTGATGCGCGACGCCAGTTCCGGGATACCCGCGTCGCGCGCCTGCTGCCAGGTCGTGACGATATGAGGGCCGACGGCCGGAATGCGCGATAGCCAGCGCGGCGGCTGCGGGATACGGAACGCGCTGGCGGCAAGCACCAGGCGGGGGACCTCGTCGCGATGGGCAACCAAAGTTGTCACCGCCAACCAGAACGGAATCATGAACACCAGCAGCGCGATCAGCGTGGTGATGCCGACCGCCAGAGCGCGGCTGCGCCAGAGCACCGCCTGGATGCGCAGCAGCAGAGGCCATGTGGACACGACGATGGTCACCGCCAGAACGAACGCCGCCAGGAACGGCCGGATGATCCAGACGGAAGCCAGAATCAGGGCTGCCGCCGCCAGGGCTGCAGGCAGTGCAGACCTGTTGATCACTGTGCCCCTCGTGCCGCCTTCAGCGCATCGTTAATGAGCTCCTGAATAGTGATGTCGCGTTCAGCCGCCGCTTGGTGCAGCCAGCGGTGCATCGGCACCGACGCCCGGTAGGTCAGCGCCACCGTCGGTTCCGGCCGCACGAAGGCGAAGCTGTCCTGTCGCGGCTTGCGGGGAACACTGGCCTGGCCGTCGACCGCCGGCTCGAACAGCATGCTCTGCCCGGCAATGTCGACCTTGGGCATGCGCTCCCGCTCCAGCGTCACCATGCTGCGGTCGAGCGCGGTCTGAATGATGTGCTGGCCGGTTGTCGTGTAGCGCTGCACCAGCCGTTTCAGGCGGTCGTAGCGGGGTGGATCCAGCCGCACCGTGACGGGGATCGTCCCGAGCTTGCGGGGGTGACGCACGTCACCCTGAGCCTGGAGCTCAGTCTTCGAAGGATCCGTGATCTCAGAGATCTGCATGACGACTCCCGGTGCGACGCGTCCGACATGCTGAGTCTATGACGACGTGAATCCTCGATGCCAGCTCTCATTAGGCGGCCTCCCCTTCAACATGGATCGGCTGCCAGAGTGTCTGCTGCTCCAGCGTGAGACTCCCACCGCGCGCGAGCTCCAGCCCGGCGATCAGCGTGGCGGCCAGCGCTGCCTTGCGTCGCAGCGGTTGGTGCGTGCCGGTCTCTCCAGTGCGGTCCTCCGGCAGAAACCACTCCAGCGACACCCGCTCGGTCTGCGCCGGCAGCAATCGAGTGATTCGGGCAAGTGCGTCGGCGACCGTCCAGAACGGCAGCCGCCGCAGCTGAAAGGCGTCTGCGTGCGAGGGCAGCCGCAACGCCACGAGGCACGCCCTGAGCAGTGCTGTTAGATCGTCGCGCCCGGCGTCATCTGCCAGCCCGGCATCATCGGTGTCCTTGTCGTCGGCGCTGAGCTCAGACGTGTATCCGGCACCCTGCCCTGCCCATGCCACCTCCGCCTACCCGCGCGCGAACACGTCGCGTCCCAGCTGCGGTTGCCGGTCGAGCCAGTCCGCTGCCACAGTCATCTCGGCGTGGCTGATCCACTGCCGGCGCAGCCCCTCCGCTTCATCGCACGCCGCCTGGGCGCCCGGCGCATCGGGCGGCAGTGACCCTCCCCCGGTTTGGCGGACACCTCGTATAAGCTCCTAAGGGGGCGAGGTGTGATGATGACAAACAAGACGCGCCGTTCATTCACGGACGATTTCAAACGGGAGGCGGTGTCGTTGCTGGCATCGAGCGGACGGCCGCTCATCCAGGTTGCGGCCGGTTTGGGCATCCAGCCATCGATGTTGCGAAGCTGGCGGGGTCCAGCGAACGGTGTGGCGAGGCCATCGATCGGATCCAGTCTGCCAGCTTCGAAGATGGCGCCATCTGCCGATCAGCTGGAGATCCGTCGCCTTCGCCGTGAGCTCGAGTATGCGCAGATGGAACGCGACGTTTTAGAAGAGCCATCGGCATCTTCTCGGGTCCAGCGAAATGAGGTTCTGCTTTATCGAGGACAACCGGCAGGTCTACCCGGTCCGGCTCATGTGTGCGGTGCTTGAGGTCAGTGCCAGCGGCTACTATGCGTGGCGCGGACGGCCAGAAAGTGCACGTGTTGTTGCCGATCGCGACCTGACCGGGCGAATTCGTCACGTCCATGCCGACAACCGCGCCGTCTATGGCAGTCCGCACGTGCACGCGGCACTTTGTGCTCAGGGACAGCGGGTTGGCGTGAACCGTGTCGCCTGCTTGATGCGCCATCACGGCATCCAGGGCCGGTATTAGCGGCGGGGACCGCGCACGACCGACAGCCAGCACGCCCTGCCGCTAGCCCCAAACCTGCTCGACCGACAGTTCGAGGCACCTGCTCCCAACCGGACGTGGCTGGCCGATATCACCTCCGTTGCGACGTCCGAAGGATGGCTCTACCTGGCCGTCGTGCTCGACCTGTTCTCAAGGCGCGTGGTCGGCTGGTCGATGAGCGACACGATGCCGCAGGAACTGACCCTCGCCGCCCTGCAGATGGCGATCACCAACCGACGTCCAGCACCGGGCCTGCTTCATCATTCCGATCGTGGATCCTAATACGCGGCTCATGCCTATCGCCGGTTGCTCGCCGACACCGGCATGCTCTGCTCCATGAGCCGCAAAGGAAACTGCTGGGATAACGCGCCCATGGAAAGCTTCTTTGGCAGCATGAAAACAGAACTGGACGCTCGCCAGCCGTTCGAAACGCGCCTGGCTGCGAAGAATGCTGTGTTTGCTTTTATTGAAGGCTTCTACAACCGGACCCGGCTGCATTCAGCTATCGGATACCGCTCACCTGCTGATCTGGAACAAAGCGCTGCGGCTGCGTAAGCCGTAACCGGTGTCCACTTTGTCGGGGGAAGGTCAGTATCGTAACTCCACCTTAGCTGTTTCGTCCCAGGTTTTGATGGTGCATTCTTATCCGGTGGATGGAAGGAAGCATTATGGGCCAGGTTCTGCATGGCTGTGCCACAACGACTACGGCGATCCGTCGAGCGATACAGCATAGTCAAGAGAGCCTGAGGGCTCTTGCCCGGCGCTACGGCATCAACCAAAAAACCGTCGCAAAGTGGAAGCAGCGGACCTCAGTCACGGACCAGCCAACCGGTCCAAGAGACCTGAAATCGACCGTGTTGTCGGTTGAGGACGAGGCCATCATCGTGGCATTTCGTCGCCATACGCTGCTGCCGCTCGACGACTGCCTTTACGACCTGCAGGCCACCATCCCGTATTTGACCCGCTCGTCACTACATCGCTGTCTGCAACGCCATGGCATCTCTCGCTTGCCTGACGTCACCGGCGACAAGCCCGACAAGCAGAAATTCAAGGAATATCCGCTCGGCTACTTCCACATCGACATCGCCGAGGTCCGCACCGAGCAAGGCAAGCTCTACCTTCTCGTCGCCATCGACCGGACTTCGAAGTTTGCTTTCACCGAGCTGCATGAGAAAGCCACCAGGCAGGTCGCCGGCGACTTCCTCCGCGCCCTCATCAAAGCCGTGCCCTACAAAATCCACACCGTCCTGACAGACAACGGCACCCACTTCACAACACCCGGAAACGTCTGCTCGGCCGCGGCCGAGATCCGGGCCGCCATGGACAGCGGTCAACTCTTCCGGGCGCACTCGTTCGAGTATGCGTGCGCTCAGAACAACATCGATCACCGACTGACCAAGCCGCGCCACCCGTGGACCAACGGGCAGGTCGAACGCATGAACCGGACCCTCAAGGAAGCCACCGTCAAGCGATACCACTATGAGAGCCACGACCAGCTCAAAAGCCACTTGGCGGACTTCGTCACCGCCTATAATTTTGCCCGCCGCCTGAAGACCCTCAAGGGCCTCACACCTTATGAATTCATCTGCAAAACCTGGACAAACGAGCCACAGCGATTCATTGTAGACCCGATCCACCAAATGCCGGGACTAAACACTTTAGCCAACAGATCTAATAACCACCTCTAGCTACGCCCCTGCGGGCTACCAATTTTACCCCGAGCGCGGACGTTCGCAATTCATGACATATTCAAGCCTGATTGTGCTTCTCGACCCTGACAGACCGAACCAGGTCCTTCTTAAGGTCACCACGGAAGTTGCCGAGCTATTCGGTGCGCGTGTCATTGGTCTCGTTGCCAGCCACCCCCTGGCTGCGGACTACGGCGATAGTACGCGCGCCGGCGGGATGGCGGACCAGGACTACGCATCCCTGGAACGGCGAACGCTGGCGGTGAAGGCCGAATTCCACACGGCGATGAGTGGCAGAGTGCAGGACGTGCAGTGGCGTGCGATCATGACCTATGAGCCGCCCGCAGCCACCGTCGCCGTCCACGCACGAGCGGCCGACCTGATCCTGAGCGCTCCGGCGGCGCATGGCAGCTTGTTCGGCACGGCACGAGGATCCAGTCCCGGCGACCTCGTCATGCAAGCTGGGAGACCGGTCCTGCTTGTGCCGCCTTCAGCATCGGCACTGGATCTGGAGCGGGTTGTTGTCGGTTGGAAGGACACGAGAGAGACGCGGCGTGCGGTTCAGGACGCTCTTCCCTTTCTGAGGAAGGCCGGCCGGGTCGACGTTGTGGAACTGACTGAAGAGAAAGGGCTGCCCGAGGCACGCCTTCGGCTCGAAGATGTCGCCATATGGATGAGGCTTCATGGCGTGGCTGCAGACGCGGAGGCCATGACGGCCGCGGACAGCCGCGGCCGCGAACTTGACGATGTCGCAGCACAGAAAAACGCAGGAATGCTGGTGATCGGTGCTTACGGGCACAAGCGGATGCAGGAGGTACTTCTCGGTGGTGCGACACGCGACTTCTTGGCGCAACCCGGGCGCTGCTGCCTCTTCTCGCATTGAAACGCCCTCCGTTCGCGGCAGCATAGAGAACACGGTCATATCAAGCCCGTGCATAGGCCCCATAAGACCCCCGGGCATCAGATTACCCGACTTGATACGCGGGCACAGCCTCAGCAGGCCGTCGCGGCAGGTCAGCAGATTCGGGGAAGCTGCTCACCTGTGAGCCAGTCCACAATCCGGCCGCCGCCGAACGAAGTGATCATCTGCACGAAGCGCTGTTCATCGGCGATCACCTCGCCAATGCGTGCCGCCTCCCGCCCGAGCGGATGAGCCCGCATCACCGCAAGCAACGCGTCCGCCGCCTCCGGGGCAACGACAGCGACCAGCTTGCCCTCGTTCGCGACATGCAGCGGGTCCAGCCCGAGAAGCTCGCACGCGGCTGCCACCTGGTCCTTGACCGGGATCGCATGCTCGTTGATCAGGAACCCCACGTTCGATTGCTGGGCGATCTCGTTGAGGCTGGCGGCGAGGCCACCGCGCGTCGGGTCGCGCAGCAGGCGGAGCGAGGCGCCGGCCACGTGCACCATCTCCGCCACCAGACCATGCAGGGCGGCGCTGTCGGACAGGATCGTCGTCTCGAAACCGAGATTGTTCCGCTGCGACATAACGGCGACGCCATGATCGCCAAGGCTGCCGGAGAGAATTACCTGGTCCCCGGGACGTGCGCGATCGCCGGATAAGATGAGACCGGGCGGGACGATCCCGATCCCGGTCGTCGAGATGAAAACACCATCCCCGCTGCCGCGCTCGACCACCTTGGTGTCGCCGGTCACGATCGCCACGCCCGCATCGCGCGCGGCCCGCCCCATGCTGGTCGCGATGCGCTGCAGGTCGGCAAGCTGAAAACCCTCTTCGAGGATGAACCCGGCCGCGAGATGCAGGGGACGCGCCCCGGCCATTGCCACGTCGTTGATGGTGCCATGCACGGCCAGCGAACCGATGTCGCCGCCGGGAAAGAACAAGGGGGAGATGACGTAGCTATCGGTCGACATCACCATCCGGCCGGCCGGCACGTCGAAGGCGGCTTGGTCGTTGCCTTGAGCCAGCAGCGGATTATCGAACGCGGGCCGAAAGATCTCGTCGATGAGCTGGGTCGTGGCACGGCCGCCGGCGCCATGCGAAAGGTCGACCCGGCCGTTCCGCAGGTCCAGCCTGCGGGTTCGCAGCCTGGGGGCCGGGTCCATCGAGGCCGGAGACGGGGACAGGCTCACGTGGCGGCCGGTACAGGTTGGCGTGCGACGCGATTGCGGAAACGGCCATAAGCCCAATGCGCCGCGCAGGCCCCTTCCGGGGATACCATGCACGACCCCATCGGGGTTTCGGGCGAGCAGACCGTGCCGAACAGCTTGCACTCCGCAGGTTTCGTGCGCCCGCGCAGAACGTCGCCGCACTCGCAGGCCGGATTGTCGGCGGTAGATACGGTCGTGATCGAGAAGCGCCGTTCCGCGTCGAGATCGGCATAGGCCTCGCGCAACTGCAAGGCGCTGTCCGGAAGCTCTCCCAGACCGCGCCATTCGAACGACGCCCGCAGCTCAAAAACTTCGGCGATCGCACGCTGGGCGATCAGGTTGCCCGCTTCGGACACCATGCGGATATACTGGTTCTCGACATCATGACGCCCATCATTGATCTGCCGCACGAGCATCAGGATCGCCTGCATCATGTCGAGCGGCTCGAACCCGGCAACGACGACCGGCTTCCTGAAATGTTTGGCGAGTGCCACATAAGGGGTCGTGCCGATCACCGTACTGACATGCGCCGGGCCAACGAAGCCGTCGATCCTGACGCCACCCGTATGTTCATCCGCATTATCGTCGTCGGGCACGTCGAGGACCGCGCGGATTGCCGGCGGGGTCAGCACATGGTTGCAGAACACGCTGAAGTTCCGGAGCATCTTCCGGCGGGCCAGCCGGATGGCGATGGCGGTCGCAGGCGTGGTGGTTTCGAAGCCGATCGCGAAAAACACCACGTCGCGGCCGGGCTCATCCTCGGCGATGCGGATCGCGTCCATCGTCGAATAGACCATGCGGATGTCGGCGCCGGCACTCCTGGCTTTGAGCAGGCTGCCACCGCCCGAGGCCGGCACGCGCATCAGGTCGGCATAGGTGCACAGCGTGACGCCGGGGCGCAGGGCCAGCGCGATCGCGTCGTCGATGCGCCCGACCGGCAGCACGCAAACCGGGCAGCCGGGACCGTGCACCATCCGCACGTTCGACGGCAGCAGGTCCTCGATGCCGTAGCGCGAGACCGCGTGCGTGTGGCCGCCGCAGAACTCCATGAACTGGTAGTGCCGGCCCGGAACCGCCTCGGATGCGATCGTCGTGGCGATAGCACGCGCGAGTGTCCCGTCGCGATATTCGTCGATGTATTTCAAGGCCGCCAATCCTGCATCTCGGCAAGGCCCGGAACGGCGGCCTCGCGCATCAGGTCGAGGGTCCGCTCCGCTTCATCCGGATCGAGCCTGGTCAGCGCATACCCGGCATGGATGAGCAGATAGTCGCCGACCTGCACATCCTCCAGCAGCGCGATGGAGACGGTCTTCGAAATGCCGCTCAGCGTGACGCGCGCCATGTCGTCGGCCAGCAGCGCCTCGACGCGGATCGGGATCGCAAGACACATGGAATTACCCTTTCGACGATTGGAACGACGTGCCGCCGTTCATCAGGTACGCTCGTGCGATTGCCGCCTGGCCGAGCGAAAGGCCGCCGTCGTTTGCCGGCACGGCACGCGGTAGCCAGGCGACCAGGCCACGCGACCGAAGGCCGGCTGCAAGACCCTCCGCCACTATGCAATTTGTCATGCAGCCGCCGCCGAGCACGATGTCGGTCCGACCGAGTTCCGTCGCGGCACGTGCGATCCAGTCGACCAGGCCGGTGATCAGCGTCCCGTGAAACAGTTCGGCTCCTTCGCGAGGCTGTAGTCTCGGCTCCAGGAGGCTACTCAGGAGTGGGCGGAAGTCGAGAACGCGGTCGATGATGCGATAACCGCCTGGCAGGCATCGTAGGCTGTGAACCAGAGCTTCGAACTCCATCGCCGCGTGACCTTCGTAACCCTGATACGGGCGTAGGCCGAGCAGGGCGGCGGCTGCGTCGAACAAACGGCCCATGCTGCTTGTCGTTGGTCCGGCCTCTGCGGCGAGCAGGGCTGCAAGCGGCCCGGCCAGTGCGATCCGGGAGAAGCGCCGGCTAGCTTCCGCGCCGCGATCCAGGGCGACCAGGGCGGCCACGCCCATGCGCCAGGGCTCGCGCGCGGCTCGGTCGCCACTGGGCAGCGGCAAGGGATGCAGGTGGCCGATCCGTCGGTGTGCGGCGCCATCCAGCAGCATCAGCTCGCCGCCCCAGGCGTTGCCACCCGCACCATTGCCGCTGTCGCCCAGGCCAGTCCCGTCGAGTGCGACGCCGATTAGCGGACCGCGCAGATGATGCTCGGCCGCGACGGCGGCGAGATGAGCCGCGTGATGCTGCACTCGCAGCACCGGCAGCCCGGTTTCCACCGCGAAGATGCTGGAGCGATAATCCGGGTGCATGTCGCAAGCTACTAACTCGGGAACGACGTCCAGCATCGACAGCATGGTGCGGGCTGTCTCTTGGTAGAAGCGGACGGTGCCCGCGGTATCGAGGTCCCCGATATGCTGCGACAGGAACGCCTCGC
The Lichenicola cladoniae genome window above contains:
- a CDS encoding HypC/HybG/HupF family hydrogenase formation chaperone, whose amino-acid sequence is MCLAIPIRVEALLADDMARVTLSGISKTVSIALLEDVQVGDYLLIHAGYALTRLDPDEAERTLDLMREAAVPGLAEMQDWRP
- a CDS encoding transposase; its protein translation is MIEALPEAKAMLADRGYDANWFRTALTASGITPSIPSKVNHKVPVPHNRPLYRQRHRIENMFGKLNDWRIHTRYYRCAHTFMSAICIAATVIFWL
- a CDS encoding NAD(P)-dependent alcohol dehydrogenase, encoding MAGTRETMDTVVTDTFFLEKFADRTETVWTRSDASQIVEHHGAPTRAYGALYSNGPIHSMNIDRRARLPDDVAIDILYCGVCHSDIHMIRGEWGEQPFPMVPGHEFVGRVSAVGQAVTRFSPGDFAGVGCMVDSCKAGLEQYCTKGTTVTYASPDPRGPGRTYGGYAERIVVRERFVVKIPDGADLAFTPPLLCSGITTFSPMQHWRLGSGQRFAVIGLGGLGHTALKLAVHRGAKATVFTTSADKAKDAYAMGAKDVVVWQPAATDPIPLAEQMANRFNFLLSTIPLPFDVAPFLPRLRQDDIFVNVGAPGVIAGVSGGALWNQRRSIAGSCIGGMPETQEVVDYCSANAIRPQIELIRPDQIDESYLRVERKDVRYRFVIDLASDRIG
- a CDS encoding IS481 family transposase, which produces MGQVLHGCATTTTAIRRAIQHSQESLRALARRYGINQKTVAKWKQRTSVTDQPTGPRDLKSTVLSVEDEAIIVAFRRHTLLPLDDCLYDLQATIPYLTRSSLHRCLQRHGISRLPDVTGDKPDKQKFKEYPLGYFHIDIAEVRTEQGKLYLLVAIDRTSKFAFTELHEKATRQVAGDFLRALIKAVPYKIHTVLTDNGTHFTTPGNVCSAAAEIRAAMDSGQLFRAHSFEYACAQNNIDHRLTKPRHPWTNGQVERMNRTLKEATVKRYHYESHDQLKSHLADFVTAYNFARRLKTLKGLTPYEFICKTWTNEPQRFIVDPIHQMPGLNTLANRSNNHL
- the hypE gene encoding hydrogenase expression/formation protein HypE; the protein is MDPAPRLRTRRLDLRNGRVDLSHGAGGRATTQLIDEIFRPAFDNPLLAQGNDQAAFDVPAGRMVMSTDSYVISPLFFPGGDIGSLAVHGTINDVAMAGARPLHLAAGFILEEGFQLADLQRIATSMGRAARDAGVAIVTGDTKVVERGSGDGVFISTTGIGIVPPGLILSGDRARPGDQVILSGSLGDHGVAVMSQRNNLGFETTILSDSAALHGLVAEMVHVAGASLRLLRDPTRGGLAASLNEIAQQSNVGFLINEHAIPVKDQVAAACELLGLDPLHVANEGKLVAVVAPEAADALLAVMRAHPLGREAARIGEVIADEQRFVQMITSFGGGRIVDWLTGEQLPRIC
- a CDS encoding AI-2E family transporter, whose protein sequence is MINRSALPAALAAAALILASVWIIRPFLAAFVLAVTIVVSTWPLLLRIQAVLWRSRALAVGITTLIALLVFMIPFWLAVTTLVAHRDEVPRLVLAASAFRIPQPPRWLSRIPAVGPHIVTTWQQARDAGIPELASRIRPYAGQVAHWSFCFVGSFGGMAVRLLLTLIMTAMLHAKGEAAAELAMQVGGSLAGRQGRNLVDLAGRAIRAVAIGVVVTAVVEAVIAFVGLRCTGVPFALILAAMTFVVCLLQAGPGVILIPAVLWMYVFRDGGLATLLLVVTIVAIVIDNLLRPFLIRREADVPMLLVIVGVVGGVAGFGLVGIIVGPVLLAVSSAMLTAWMGAKPYQPLPPAKSH
- the hypD gene encoding hydrogenase formation protein HypD, with the translated sequence MKYIDEYRDGTLARAIATTIASEAVPGRHYQFMEFCGGHTHAVSRYGIEDLLPSNVRMVHGPGCPVCVLPVGRIDDAIALALRPGVTLCTYADLMRVPASGGGSLLKARSAGADIRMVYSTMDAIRIAEDEPGRDVVFFAIGFETTTPATAIAIRLARRKMLRNFSVFCNHVLTPPAIRAVLDVPDDDNADEHTGGVRIDGFVGPAHVSTVIGTTPYVALAKHFRKPVVVAGFEPLDMMQAILMLVRQINDGRHDVENQYIRMVSEAGNLIAQRAIAEVFELRASFEWRGLGELPDSALQLREAYADLDAERRFSITTVSTADNPACECGDVLRGRTKPAECKLFGTVCSPETPMGSCMVSPEGACAAHWAYGRFRNRVARQPVPAAT
- a CDS encoding adenine nucleotide alpha hydrolase family protein encodes the protein MTYSSLIVLLDPDRPNQVLLKVTTEVAELFGARVIGLVASHPLAADYGDSTRAGGMADQDYASLERRTLAVKAEFHTAMSGRVQDVQWRAIMTYEPPAATVAVHARAADLILSAPAAHGSLFGTARGSSPGDLVMQAGRPVLLVPPSASALDLERVVVGWKDTRETRRAVQDALPFLRKAGRVDVVELTEEKGLPEARLRLEDVAIWMRLHGVAADAEAMTAADSRGRELDDVAAQKNAGMLVIGAYGHKRMQEVLLGGATRDFLAQPGRCCLFSH